One Pocillopora verrucosa isolate sample1 chromosome 10, ASM3666991v2, whole genome shotgun sequence genomic window carries:
- the LOC131799148 gene encoding carbonyl reductase [NADPH] 1-like gives MSSSKVAVVTGANKGIGYAIVRRLCKEFPGTVILTARDEQRGKEAVKQLSGEGLTVSFHQLDIISLESIEKFRKFVQEQYGGIDVLVNNAAIAYKMASTAPFTEQVEVTLRTNFQGTLDVCRALFPLLRPHARVVNVSSRAGRLAQVSKEIQEKFTSPTLTEEGLISLLDQFVQDVKDGVHKQKGWSNSAYGTSKIGLTALSKIQARALTTDPREDILLNACCPGWVRTDMAGSKAPKSPDEGAETPVYLALLPPNVGKPHGEFVAEKAVHEW, from the exons ATGTCTTCCTCAAAAGTTGCAGTG GTTACTGGTGCCAATAAAGGCATAGGTTATGCTATTGTTCGAAGACTCTGTAAAGAATTCCCAGGAACAGTAATTTTGACAG CACGAGATGAGCAAAGAGGCAAGGAGGCTGTCAAACAATTAAGTGGTGAAGGACTCACAGTGTCATTTCACCAGTTAGACATTATTTCATTAGAAAGCATTGAAAAGTTTAGAAAGTTCGTTCAGGAACAGTATGGTGGCATTGATGTTCTTGTTAACAATGCAGCAATAGCCTACAAG atggCATCTACAGCTCCATTTACAGAACAGGTTGAAGTGACTCTGCGCACAAACTTTCAGGGCACTCTTGACGTCTGCCGTGCACTTTTCCCTCTTTTGAGACCACATGCAAG GGTAGTGAATGTGTCCTCCAGGGCTGGACGTTTGGCTCAGGTGtcaaaagaaattcaagagaagTTTACTTCTCCAACTTTGACTGAAGAAGGCCTTATTTCCTTGCTGGATCAGTTTGTGCA AGATGTAAAGGATGGCGTCCATAAGCAGAAAGGATGGTCCAACTCAG CTTATGGTACATCAAAAATAGGTTTGACAGCTCTTAGCAAGATACAGGCGAGGGCATTGACAACAGATCCAAGGGAGGACATTTTATTAAATGCT TGTTGTCCTGGATGGGTGCGGACTGATATGGCTGGATCAAAGGCTCCCAAAAGTCCTGATGAGG GTGCAGAAACACCTGTCTACCTTGCCCTCTTGCCACCAAATGTTGGCAAACCTCATGGGGAGTTTGTTGCTGAGAAGGCTGTGCATGAGTGGTAA